In Nymphalis io chromosome 13, ilAglIoxx1.1, whole genome shotgun sequence, one genomic interval encodes:
- the LOC126772987 gene encoding metacaspase-2-like, with amino-acid sequence MNLKNKDKLNNVSSTYTDAYLLYINKDKDQDNADEIKESLTFTNITMKDENNTTKPATIQYDIIKNKSNITSVTLLYNNERKTIENLKTTLNKTIFQNSKIHETNNNISYITNKINNDTTETKILLSYKAKKTTLKAFKGNMSNNADTKKFINKISKSTVYSEQTNPLSTSSVKNTTRLKHCDNVNGNTTKVPSIYTNKIFTSDMLNDTDFNNVIYKHSTKSDLYLEDSQPLRISSFKNTKQLKRIINKKGITTNISVTYTTMPLNIKNKKEDKIILQKSSIFTNFTTKNEANINNNYARKPIKFDIEKNKISIDFYENDRKKINNVTQKVTIFQKKQVTVKNIKINLNTASHQQTNDNIFYNTNKTYDSKTEITMPSSYTTNRTTFIPSKVNMSNNTDNNVIDTFNNKSTVNLEETPLPTLFLKDTTQLKLSANNKRYTTKIPLTYTKMTTTSKTFEANMPNDSEIKNLMYKFNTKDMVYSEAQLSLLPISYLKNTTLLKENVYDKEYAPKIPLQYTKRSTTFEAFKGYMTNYNDIKNLMFKLSNESAVYSEKGPPLTPSFNYTNQWQQNTKSIKNGDKKHVTHTTILNIIKNKNQNKESKIKIKKSLKNISLEDENNTNISTAKKLQKKYHDIVHNKNNIEFYDTKKDKISNLTIQKGKLYQEDNTTISNIPLSHMYKFDNKSIVYSEGVRSLPTPTLKYTKHLKEIANTKDNTLTIPSTYTSTSFNANISNNIDNKNFTYNFNNKNTIYFEEIPHQTTILKHSNILTQIDNSKINTPYKNVTLTKSLPVKPLMDKINITNKNYSQMITKVEQKTSKFNYINNLYYKDNLINSVTKELKVSHTYETLHTQIYTRSTLKVLKKAKTIKYNTYKPTEEDTEFKIKPLTVPSNKISQKQLQLHYLLSTKSMGDNMKTKKISMKTNVSKKIDLFKSKTTKSPHSIIRHEVETKNAKRMNSLDESLLDRFRKPNLYPAVKKPSIKRRKVMKRLRLSNKEKDIPTINTNDIFSLRKNAHLLQKSPQSLYKDLISNPATAIPKQYIIHPKFSKIDAAIKLRQEYMRPKPLFLAYDKDFYRDDYQTHHHSKALSLREKVNHIRDSLRKPSSDVQEQAVIERPTYLSKNSKPKFLRDRIYSIRNYLHNNDFVRSTQFPIKHYLEETSTTYSPYIDPLYYFRRSGWYEVRTSTQDPTTVRPTRRKRRTIYFLSPTVPYYRYF; translated from the coding sequence atgaatttaaagaataaagatAAGTTGAATAATGTATCTTCGACATACACGGATGCATatcttctttatataaataaagacaaagaCCAAGACAACGCTGACGAAATTAAAGAATCgttaacatttacaaatattacaatgaaAGATGAAAATAATACAACTAAACCAGCAACAATCCAAtatgacattataaaaaataagagcaATATAACCAGTGTTACTCTTCTTTATAACAATGAAAGAAAAACTATAGAAAACCTTAaaacaactttaaataaaacaatttttcaaaattcaaaaattcatgaaacaaataacaatatttcttatattacaaacaaaataaacaatgacacaaccgaaacaaaaatattattatcatataaggcTAAAAAAACTACGTTAAAAGCTTTTAAAGGTAATATGTCAAACAACGCTGATacaaagaaatttataaataaaatcagcaAAAGTACTGTATATTCTGAACAAACAAATCCTCTTTCAACCTCATCTGTAAAAAATACTACTCGGTTGAAACATTGTGACAATGTCAATGGAAATACAACAAAAGTCCCTTCGatatatacgaataaaatatttacgtctGACATGTTGAACGATACTGATTTCaataacgttatatataaacatagcaCAAAAAGCGATTTATATTTAGAAGACTCACAACCTCTTAGAATTTcgtcatttaaaaatactaagcaATTGAAacgaattatcaataaaaaaggaATTACAACTAACATCTCAGTGACATATACGACGAtgcctttaaatataaaaaacaaaaaggaaGACAAAATTATACTTCAAAAATCTTCAATATTCACAAATTTTACAACGAAAAATGAagcaaacataaataataattatgcaagaaaaccaataaaatttgatattgaaaaaaataagatCAGCATTGACTTTTATGAGAATGAcagaaagaaaataaacaatgttACACAAAAGGTTACGATATTTCAAAAAAAGCAAGTGactgtaaaaaacattaaaataaatttaaataccgCAAGTCATCAACAAacaaatgacaatattttttacaatacgaATAAAACATACGATAGTAAAACCGAAATAACAATGCCATCATCATATACGACTAACAGAACTACATTCATACCCTCCAAGGTTAATATGTCAAATAATACTGATAATAATGTTATAGatacattcaataataaaagcACTGTGAATTTAGAAGAAACACCTCTtccaactttatttttaaaagatactaCACAATTGAAATTAAGTGccaataataaaagatatactACTAAAATCCCACTAACATATACAAAAATGACCACTACGTCTAAAACATTCGAGGCTAACATGCCAAACGATTCGGAAATTAAGAACCTTATGTATAAATTCAACACGAAAGATATGGTATATTCAGAAGCACAGTTATCCCTTCTtccaatttcatatttaaaaaatactacattATTGAAAGAAAATGTCTACGACAAAGAATATGCACCCAAAATCCCATTACAATACACGAAGAGGAGCACTACGTTTGAAGCATTCAAGGGATACATGACAAACTATAATGATATCAAAaacttaatgtttaaattaagcaATGAAAGCGCAGTATACTCAGAAAAAGGACCTCCTCTAACTCCAAGCTTCAACTATACTAACCAATGGCAACAAAATACTAAAAGCATAAAAAATGGAGATAAAAAACATGTAACACATACgacgattttaaatattattaaaaataaaaaccaaaataaagaaagtaaaattaagattaaaaaatctttaaaaaatatatcattagaagatgaaaataacacaaatataagTACTgcaaaaaaactacaaaaaaaatatcatgacaTTGTACACAATAAGaacaatattgaattttatgatACTAAAAAAGACAAAATATCTAACTTAACCATACAAAAGGGTAAATTATATCAAGAAGATAATACGACCATATCAAACATACCCTTATCGCATATGTATAAGTTTGACAATAAAAGCATTGTATATTCAGAAGGAGTACGCTCTCTTCCAACTCCAACATTGAAATATactaaacatttaaaagaaatcGCTAATACCAAAGATAATACATTAACAATCCCATCAACGTATACAAGCACTTCGTTTAACGCTaacatatcaaataatattgataacaagaactttacgtataattttaacaataaaaatacaatatattttgaagaaatCCCTCATcaaacaacaattttaaaacacAGTAATATATTGACGCAAAttgataatagtaaaataaataccccatataaaaatgttacattaaCTAAGTCTCTGCCTGTTAAACCACttatggataaaataaatataacaaataaaaattacagtcaAATGATTACAAAAGTCGAACAAAAAACCagcaaattcaattatattaacaatttgtattataaagataatctAATTAATAGTGTTACAAAAGAATTAAAAGTATCTCATACCTATGAGACACTACATACACAAATTTATACAAGATCTACATTGAAAGTTCTAAAGAAagctaaaacaattaaatacaatacatataaacCTACTGAAGAAGATACCGAGTTCAAAATAAAACCTTTGACAGTGCCCTCTAATAAAATATCCCAAAAACAATTGCAACTACATTATTTACTATCTACAAAATCAATGGGAGATAATatgaagacaaaaaaaatatccatgAAAACAAATGTttctaaaaaaattgatttatttaaatcaaaaacgaCAAAAAGTCCACATAGTATAATTCGCCACGAAGTAGAAACAAAAAATGCGAAAAGGATGAATTCGCTCGATGAAAGTCTATTAGACCGATTTCGAAAACCAAACCTTTATCCTGCAGTGAAAAAGCCTTCAATTAAACGCAGAAAGGTAATGAAAAGATTACGTCTATCGAATAAGGAAAAAGATATTCcgactataaacacaaatgataTTTTCTCACTCAGGAAAAATGCACATTTGTTACAAAAATCACCTCAGTCTCTTTACAAGGACCTTATATCAAATCCCGCCACAGCAAtaccaaaacaatatataatacatccGAAATTTAGTAAAATTGACGCAGCAATTAAACTAAGACAGGAATATATGAGGCCTAAGCCACTATTTCTGGCGTATGACAAAGATTTTTATAGGGATGACTATCAAACTCATCACCATAGCAAAGCGCTTTCCTTGCGGGAGAAAGTTAATCATATCAGAGATTCTTTACGTAAACCTTCGTCGGACGTTCAAGAGCAGGCCGTAATAGAACGACCCACGTATCTTTCTA
- the LOC126772999 gene encoding vesicular acetylcholine transporter encodes MAEGPQTIWQKIDSSTIPVVNLEVREVREILWEKIKEPTSQRKIILVIVSIALLLDNMLYMVIVPIIPDYLRYIGAWGEAGYDHVVTLPPYKEGNRTIIPTKIIPASHEGQDSATGVLFASKAIVQLMINPFSGALIDRIGYDIPMMIGLIIMFLSTSIFACGRSYSMLFFARSLQGVGSAFADTSGLAMIADRFTEENERSKALGIALAFISFGCLVAPPFGGALYQFAGKEVPFLILALISLMDGFMLLLVMKPLKTQMKEASEPKPASTPIWRLLMDPYIAVCAGALMMSNVALAFLEPTISLWMEDNLTKDNWKIGMIWLPAFFPHVLGVVITVKMAKKYPQQQWLMAAGGLALEGLCCFIIPFANSYKMLMIPICGICFGIALIDTALLPTLGYLVDVRYSSVYGSIYAIADISYSFAYAVGPIIAGEVVEAIGFTALNLFIAFSNLLYAPVLMYLRHIYDFKPFENEANILMADPPDKEYQTYSMQDQRPVNGEFKNHLEYTSVPGDGDSVQESNVDQSRYDYQEGYQNYSQGYDQQGFQQEAYSQPRQLPAQPQPAPSNPFRAPGAASAPAPAPAPTPAPAPTPNPIRNPFRQGF; translated from the coding sequence ATGGCGGAGGGTCCCCAAACGATATGGCAGAAAATCGACAGTTCCACGATCCCCGTTGTGAACCTCGAGGTTCGGGAGGTCCGCGAGATACTATGGGAGAAGATAAAGGAACCTACCTCTCAGAGAAAGATCATTTTAGTCATAGTGTCCATAGCCCTTCTACTAGACAACATGCTGTATATGGTTATCGTGCCGATTATACCAGATTACTTACGTTACATCGGTGCGTGGGGCGAGGCCGGATATGACCATGTTGTAACTCTGCCGCCCTACAAGGAAGGTAACAGAACCATAATACCGACTAAAATCATCCCAGCCTCTCATGAAGGGCAGGATTCCGCGACAGGAGTTCTCTTCGCTTCAAAGGCGATAGTGCAACTGATGATAAATCCATTTTCCGGTGCCTTAATCGATCGCATAGGATATGACATACCCATGATGATTGGGCTTATAATAATGTTTCTGTCTACATCGATATTCGCCTGCGGACGGAGTTATAGCATGTTGTTCTTTGCGAGAAGTCTTCAAGGAGTTGGATCTGCTTTTGCTGACACTTCTGGATTGGCAATGATAGCTGACAGATTCACTGAGGAAAACGAACGTTCGAAAGCGCTCGGTATCGCTTTAGCGTTTATCAGTTTTGGATGTCTCGTCGCACCGCCTTTTGGTGGAGCATTATATCAATTCGCAGGAAAAGAAGTACCTTTCCTTATTCTTGCGTTAATATCACTTATGGACGGATTTATGCTACTACTTGTAATGAAACCGTTAAAAACTCAAATGAAAGAAGCCTCTGAGCCGAAACCTGCTAGCACACCTATTTGGAGACTCCTTATGGATCCATACATCGCTGTGTGTGCTGGGGCTCTAATGATGTCTAACGTCGCATTAGCGTTTTTAGAACCGACTATCTCGCTCTGGATGGAGGACAATCTAACAAAGGATAATTGGAAGATAGGTATGATTTGGTTACCTGCGTTCTTCCCTCACGTTCTCGGCGTCGTGATAACGGTGAAAATGGCGAAGAAATACCCACAGCAACAATGGTTGATGGCAGCTGGAGGTTTAGCGTTGGAAGGGTTGTGCTGCTTCATTATTCCATTCGCAAATTCGTACAAGATGTTGATGATACCAATATGCGGTATATGCTTCGGCATAGCCCTTATTGACACGGCCTTACTACCGACTCTTGGCTATCTCGTAGATGTTCGATACTCGTCTGTTTATGGAAGCATCTATGCCATTGCTGATATATCATATTCCTTTGCCTACGCTGTTGGACCGATCATAGCTGGAGAAGTTGTCGAAGCAATAGGATTCACCGCACTGAATCTTTTCATAGCATTCAGTAATCTACTTTATGCTCCTGTTTTGATGTATCTCAGGCATATTTATGACTTCAAGCCATTTGAAAATGAAGCGAATATTCTGATGGCTGACCCACCTGACAAGGAATATCAAACTTACAGCATGCAAGATCAAAGACCGGTAAACGGTGAATTCAAAAATCACTTGGAGTATACCAGCGTGCCGGGCGATGGTGACTCGGTGCAAGAGTCCAACGTCGACCAGTCGAGGTATGACTATCAAGAAGGGTATCAAAATTATTCCCAGGGCTATGATCAGCAAGGCTTTCAACAAGAAGCATACAGCCAGCCACGTCAGTTGCCAGCGCAACCACAGCCAGCACCGAGCAATCCGTTCAGGGCTCCAGGAGCTGCATCTGCACCAGCTCCAGCTCCAGCACCAACGCCGGCACCTGCCCCAACACCAAATCCAATCAGGAACCCCTTCCGACAAGGCTTCTAG